The Mycolicibacterium parafortuitum nucleotide sequence CCGATTCGATCGTGGCGATCGCCGGCGATCTCACCCACCGCACAGTCGGCGGACCGATGACCGATCTCCTTCTCGGTCTCATCCGTCGCGGCACCACCCAGGACCTGATCAACTACCGCACGAACAACCCTGACGGACGGCCGATCCGGTCCTCGACGCTGTTCCTTCGCGACGCCGACGGTGTCGCGGTCGGGTGCCTGTGCGTGAACAGCGAGTTGTCCGTGACGGTCTCGGAGAACGTCGCGGCTCAGGACGAGAGCTTCCCCCCTGACGTGGACAGCTTGCAGCAGTTCCTGGTGGACCGGGCGATATCGAAGGTCGGAGTGCAGCCCTCGGAGATGAAGAAGCAGCAGAAGGCCGCCGTGGTGCGCGAGCTCGACGACGCGGGCTTCTTTCTCATCCGGGACTCCGTCGACCACGTCGCCGGGCGCTTGGACGTGACGCGCTACACGATCTACAACTACCTCAACGAGATTCGGGGCTGACCTGAGGAGCGTACGGGCGCGCCAGCTCGAGCCATCTTTCGAGGTCCGGGGAGGTCTCGTATTCCGAGTCCAACAGGTACAGGCTGGGCGCGGGGCAACTCGCGCCGATCTCCACGAGGACCGGACGCAACGTGAGTTCGGGTGCCAGCGCATGGGTGGGCGCGCCGCCCAGCATCACCGCGAAGGTGGTCTTCTGGCCCAGCTCGCCCGCGCCGAACTGGTCGAGGAACAGCTTGAGTAGTCCGGTGTAGGTGCCTTTGAAGGTGGGGGAGGCGACCACGAGGAAATCGGCGGCGAGCACGGTGGCCTTGGCGCGCGCGACCTCCGGGTCGCCCCAGCCGAGCAGACCGGCGCCGAGGTCGATGACGTCGATCACCGCCTCGGGTGGGCGCCCGCCGAGCTTCTCGGCGATCAGCTCCGCCGCCGCCCTGGTCCTGGACTTCGGCTTCGGATTACCCACCACCACAACGGGCATGCCGTCCCCTCTCTTCACGTGGCACGAGGGTACTCAACCCGTTGTGCGGCAACGGCGCTCCGGTTGCGCTCACGCTGAGGAAATCGGTACGTCAAGAAGTCCCTCGGGGTCGATCAGGGAGACCTCATGGCCGTCGAGGGTGAGCCGACGGACGATCTCGAGCAGCATCCGGCGTGCGACGTCGTCGATCGAATACGCCATCGTCAGATCCAGTTTCACGTGATGTTCTGCCGGCGCGGTATCGGTGACTTCGCGAATCACCCGCTCGGCGCCGGCGAAGCGGATTCCGCCCTGCAGCTGGATCACCCGGACCGCATCGGGTCCCTCGCCGACGGCGTGATTGGACCGCACGACCGCGCGACTGGCGGCCGGGATCTCCATCACGTGCAAACCCATGTCCGACGAGAACCGCCCGAACAGCCCCACGCCGCGCACGCTGTTGCCATGGACGTCCAATCGCGGTGAGAACGTGGCGATCCCGATCTGCCCTGGCAGCGCACCGATCAGGCCACCGGCGACCCCGCTTTTGGCCGGGATACCGACCTGGGTCGCCCAGTCACCGGCGGCGTCGTACATTCCACAGCTGAACATCACACTGAGCACCTGACGCACCACCGGTTCGGGCACCACGCGCTCCCCGGAGACCGGATTCACGCCGTGGTTGGCCAGGGTGGCGGCCATCACCGCCAAATCGAGCGTCGTGACGAGCAGGGAACACTGCCGGGTATACCCCTCGACGACGGCGGCGGGGTCCTCGGTGATCACGTTGTAGCTGCGAAGCATGTGGGCGATGGCCAGGTTGCGATGCGCGTGCTCCAACTCCGAGGCGCACACCGCATCGTCGAACATCAGGCGGCGGCCTGCGAACGCCGAAAGCCCGTCGACCACACGCTCCAGCCGAGCTGTCGCGTCGATACCCTCGGGCCCGACGAGGGAGTGCGCGGTGATCGCGCCCGCGTTGATCATCGGGTTGAGCGGACGCCCGGTGCCCCCTTCGAGGGAGAGTTCGTTGAACGCCTCGCCGGAGGGTTCGACACCGACCTTGGCCAGCACCGCGTCGAAGCCACGGTCGGCGAGCGCAAGCGCGTAGGCGAACGGCTTGGAGATCGACTGGATGGTGAACTCGGTATCGACGTCGCCGACGCCGTAAACCGCACCGTCGACCATCGCGAATGCCGCGCCGAGCCGCTCGGGGTTCGCCGCAGCCAGTTCGGGAATGTAGTCCGCCAGTGCCCCCGAGCTGTCTGACGCGACGTCGCCGAGGGCTTCGGTGAGGTAGTCAGGAATCGGTGACCGCATGGCCCTGCTCACGCACAGTCCGGCTCACGAGGGGAGTGTATCGAGGTTGACGGCGACGCGTAGCGTGTCGGAATGAGCGGAGGCCCATGATGATTTCGCATCCGATCACCATCGACCTGTTCCACGGACTCGCGGAGCTGGAGGACACCGGCCGAGGCTGGCTTGCGCATCGTCTGCCGCGCGCCGCTCGTGCGCGATGCGACGATCCGCAGCTGTTGAGCGCGGAGGCGCAGCCATCGGGTGTGCGGCTGGCAGTGCGCTCGGCCGCGACCGTGATCGAGCTCGACCTTCTGCGCACCCGAGTGGTGCTGACCGGTGTGCCGCCCCGCGCCGACGGTGTCGTGGATCTGCTGATCGACGGTCGGCGGGTTGGGCACGCGGAGGTGTACGGGGGTGATCTGGTGCGTGTCGACCCGCGCACGGGTGCGAGTGAGACGGATTCGGGTGACGTGGCGACCCTGCGCTTCGCCGGGTTACCGCCGCGGGACAAGACGGTGGAGCTTTGGCTGCCCCACTACGAGCGAACCGAGCTGGTCGGCGTGCGCACCGATGCGCCGATCGCGCCCGTGCCGACCGGTCGGCCCACGTGGGTCCACCACGGCAGCTCGATCAGTCAGGGCTCCAATGCGGACAGCCCGAGCACCACCTGGCCGGCGTTGGTGGCCGCTGCCAGAAACCTCGACCTGGTGAATCTCGGGTTCTCCGGCAGCGCCATGCTGGATCCGTTCGTGGCCAGGGTGATTCGCGACCGCCCCGCTGACCTGATCAGCGTGAAGATCGGCATCAACCTGGTGAACGCCGATCTGATGCGCAGGCGTGCGTTCGGTCCCGCTGTACACGGATTCCTCGACACCATCCGTGACGGCCACCCGACGACGCCACTGATCGTCATCGGACCACTGCACTGCCCGATCCACGAGTTCACGCCGGGGCCGGGGAGTTTCGACGTCGAAGCACTCGCGGCGGGCGCCGTGCGCTTCGTGGCGCTGGGTGACCCCGACGACGCCGTCGTGCCGAACGCGGGACTACGTCGACTCACGCTCCGCGGCATACGCGAACAGCTCGCCGAGATCGTGCAGGGGCGACAGGTCGAGGATCCGCACCTGTCCTACGTCGACGGTCTCGATTTGTACGGGCCGGGCGACGAAGCCTCGCATCCGTTGCCTGACAACCTGCACCCCGATGCCACCACTCATCGGCTGATCGCCGAGCGGTTCGGCGCGGTCCTCGGGGCGCTGTCGCGTCGGCGCTAGTGTCCTGAGTCATTAATTATGGTGCAGTAGTTGGCGATACTGGCCAGGATTTGGTCGGCGGTCTTGGTCCAGACGTAGGGCCGGGGGTTGTCGTTCCAGGTAGCGATCCAGGCGCGGATGTCGGCGTTGAGTTGGCGCACCGAAGTGTGGGTGCCGCGTCGCAGTTTCTTGGTGGTCAGCTCGGCGAACCATCGTTCGACGAGGTTGAGCCATGAGGAGCTGGTCGGGGTGAAGTGCAGGACGAAACGGGGATGGTTTGTCAGCCAACGCTTTACCGCTGGCGTCTTGTGGGTGGAGGCGTTGTCGAGCACGACATGACAGTCCAGATCGGCGGGGACTACGGTGTCGATCTTCTTCAGGAACGCCAGGAACTCCTGGGAGCGGTGGCGGGCATGCAGTGAGCCGATGACCTGGCCTGTGGCCAGATCCAATGCCGCGTACAGGCTGGAGGTGCCGTGACGCACGTAGTCGTGGCTTGCCCGCGCCGGGGTGCCCGGCAGCATCGGGAACACCGGTTGGGTGCGGTTGAGCGCCTGGATCTGGGTTTTCTCGTCCACGCACAGCACCACCGCGCGCTCCGGGGGATCCAGGTAGAGACCGACGACGTCGCGGACCTTCTCGGCAAACAGCGGATCTTTGGACAGCTTCCACGAATCCTGTTTGTGCGGCGCCAGTCCGAACGCCCGCCAGACACGGGAGACCATCGACTGGCTCAACCCGAGGTGATCGGCCATCGAGCGGGTCGACCAGTGCGTGGCATCCGGTGGCGTGCTCTCCAATGTCGCGGTGATCAGGTCCTTGATCTTCTCGTCACCGACCACCCGGGGCCGGCCCGGCCGTGGTTCGTCGAGCAGGCCGTCGCACCGGTCGACGACGAACCGGTTGCGCCACCGACGCACCGTGGTGATCGACAACTCCAGCCGTTCGGCGATCTCGGTGTTAGACCCACCGTCTGCTGCCGCCAACACAATTCGCGATCGCATCGCCAGCCCTGCAGCGCCGGTCCGGCGCCGCGCCCATCCCTCCAACTCGGCCCGCTCCTCAGCGGTCAACACAATCTCAGCAGCATGAGGCGTCGGCACAACCCAGTTTAACAACTAGATTGCAATTAATGACTCAGGACACTAGCCCGCGATGCGGTACCTGCGCTCCGGACGGCCCACGCCGTACTGCAGGCGAAGTTCCACGGCACCGACGCTCAGATAGTGCTCCAGATAGCGGCGCGCGCTGACCCTCGATATCCCCACCAGGTCAGCGCATTCGGCGGCCGACACCTCTCCGGCGTCGCGTACGGCGGTCAGCACCAGTTCGCCGGTCTCGGCGCCCAGACCCTTGGGCAGCACCTTGGCCGGCGCCGCGGACGGTCCGCCGAACAACGTGTCGACCAGATGCTGGTCCACACCGTGCGCGGATTGCAGCGCGTCGGCGCGCGAGGCGTAGGCCTCCAGTTTCGATTCGAGCTGCGGAAACTCGAACGGTTTGATCAGGTAGTCGGCGGCGCCGCCGTCGAGCGCACCGCGCACCGTGTCGAGTTCCCGCGCCGCGGTTATCATGATGACGTCGACCCGGTCGCCGCCCGCGCGCAGACGTTGCAGCACGTCCAGTCCCGTCATGTCGGGCAGATAGACATCGAGCAGCAGCAGCTGCGGTCGCAGTTCCCGCGTCGCCGTCAACGCGGCGGCGCCGGTGTGGGCGACACCGACCGCGCGGAAGCCGGCGACCCGGTCGACGAACCTGCGGTGGATCTCGGCGACCATGAAGTCGTCGTCGACGACGAGAACGTCACGCATGGGTGTGCACCGCCTTGAGTTGCACCGTGAAACACGCTCCACTGCCCGGCGCATCGCCGACCTCCACCGTGCCCCCGTGCTGGGCGGTCACCAGCCGCACCAGCGCGAGACCGATCCCGCGGCCGCCGGGAACCTCGGGTTTGGACGTGACGCCCCGGGCGAAGATCTCGTCGCGAAGATGTTCGGGGACACCGGGTCCGGTGTCGATCACGCTGATCGTGAGGCCCTCCCGATCGTCGATGCGCACCGTCACCCGGGCCTGCGCCGCGCCGACCGACACATCGACCGCGTTGTCGATCAGGTTGCCCAGCAGCGTGATCACATCGGTGGCCAGCGCCGGGTCCAACGCACCCAGATGCGAGACCGGATCCAGCCGCAGCTCCACGCCGCTCTCAGCGGCCAGCGACGTCTTCGCGATCAACAACGCGGCCACCGCGGGATCGGCGATGCGTTGTGTCACCGCATCGCTGATCTCGGCTCGGCGGCGCGTCAACGTGCCCACCAGATCACGCACCGCATCGTATTCGCCCAGCTGCACCAGCCCGGAGATCGTGTGCAGCTGGTTGGCGAACTCGTGCGTCTGTGCGCGCAGCGTGTCGGTGACGCTCTTGTGCGAGGACAACTGACCCTGCAGCGCAGCGAGTTCCGTGCTGTCACGCATCGTGGTGACCGTTCCGACCTGTCGACCCTGGCTGGTCGCCGGGCGACGGCTCAACGCCAGTACCCGGGTTCGCGTCGCGATCACGGTGTCGTCGACGGCCTGCCCGTCGGCGCCGGACATCAGCAGCGACACCACCGCCGGATCGATCCCGACCTCGTCCACCCGGCGGCCCACCGCGCTGCCGGGTACGCCGAGCAGATCCTGTGCACCGTCGTTGAGCAACGTGATCTCCCCGTCGTCGTTCACCGCGATCACCCCCTCACGGATGCTGTGCAGCAACGCTTCCCGATGATCGGCCAAATTCGCGATCTCGGCGACCTCCAATCCGCGGGTGTGGCGCTTGATCCGGCGCGACAACAGCCACGACGCCACCAGACCCAGTGCAGCGCCCAGCCCGAGGTAGACCAACAGGCTCTCGCCGGCCCCGCTGAGCAGTGCCCATACCGACGGGTACATCTCGCTGACCGACGCGATCGCCAGCACGTCACCGTTGATGGCCAGGATCGGCACCTGCCCGATCAGACTGTGCGTGCCGTCGACGTCGTCGTCGCCGAACCAGGCCCGTCCCTCGTCGGCGCGGCTGGTTCCGAGGTCGACGCGCGTACCGATCCGCGACGGGTCCGACGATGCGCGGACCACCCCGTCGGGCCCGAGGATCTCGGCCAGGCTGGCGCCCGAGAGCGCCACCGCCCGGTCGACCTCCGGGGCGAGGGTCTGGGCGGCGAACGGGTCCTGATAGCGGTCGCGCACGATCGGGGTCGAGGCCATGTTCTCGGCGACCGCGATCATCCGCTGGCCCCTGACCTCGCGGAACTCGGCTTCGGACTGCGTCACCGACACCGCGGCGACCGCCACCAGCACCACCGCGACCACGACCAGCTGGAAGACCAGGAACTGGGCCGCCAGGCTGCGTCCCCGGAGCAGGGCGGCGACCGCGGACCGGGTGTTCTCAATGATCAAAACGTCCTTTGCCTCCACATCGGTGACGTGGGTCACTGTCGGGGTCCAGTATTGCTGAGCATCACAAGTGATTGGGGACGACATGTTCGCAACCTGGCGAGCAAGGGCCCGCGCCGTCGCGGTCCTCGCCGTCATCGCCGCACTGCTGGTCTCGGCCTGCGGGGTGACCCGCGGTGAGCAGACGGGTCTGCACCGTCTGCGGATGATGGTGCCCAACAGCCCCGGTGGCGGATACGACCTCACGGCGCGGACCGCGGTGAAGATCATGGAAGACGAGGACATCACCGGCCGCGTCGAGGTGTTCAACGTGATCGGCGCCGGTGGCACGGTGGCGATGGCGCGGCTGATGAACGAGCGCGGCAACGGCGACCTGATGATGATGATGGGTCTGGGCGTCGTCGGTGCCACCTATACCAACGGGTCTCGGGACCGCGCCTCCGACGCGACCGCGATCGCCAAGATCGTCGAGGAGCAGGAGGGCATCCTCGTTCCCGGCGACTCACCGTTTCGCACGGTGCGCGATTTCGTCGACGCCTGGAAGGCCGACCCGGCCAAGGTGACGATCGGCGGCGGTTCCAGCCCCGGCGGCCCCGACCACCTGTTCCCGATGGAGACCGCCAAGGCCGCCGGGCTCGACCCCACCAAGGTCAACTTCGTGTCCTACGACGGTGGCGGTGATCTGCTGACGGCCCTGCTGGGCAACAAGATCGCCGCGGGGACGTCAGGGCTGGGCGAGTATGTCGACCAGATCGAGTCCGGTCAGGTCCGGGTGCTGGCGGTGTCCGGTCAGGAGCGGGTCGAGGGAATCGACGCCCCCACCCTGACCGAGGCGGGTATCGACCTGACGTTCACCAACTGGCGGGGAGTGCTTGCCCCGCCGGGGATTTCGGATGAGGACCGGGCCACGCTGGTCAAGGTTCTCGAAGAGCTGCATGCCACCGATGCCTGGAAGGAGGCGCTGGTGAAGAACGGTTGGAGCGATGCGTTCATGACCGGGGAACCATTCGAGACTTTCCTGCGTGAGCAGGATCAGCGCGTCGAGACCACGCTGACCGATCTGGGGCTGCTGTGAGCGCCGAACCGGCCGAACCGGCCACTCGCCCCGACTACGCGCAGTACATCGTCTGCGCGGTGATGGTCGCCGTCGGCGCATTCCTGATCGTCGACGCGCTGCGGATCACCGACGGCTTCGCCAAAGTGGATCCCGTTGGGCCACGGCTGTTCCCGATCGTCATCGGGGTGGGGCTGCTGGTGATGGCGGTGGTGCTGGCCATCGCGATCCCGCGGGGTTCGCGCGGCGAAGCGGACGCCGGGGAGGACATCGACCCCGACATGCCCAGCGACTGGCGCACGGTAGGGCTGCTGGTCGGCATGTTCGTGATGCTGATCGTGCTCGTCGTGCCGCTCGGGTGGGCGATAGCGGGCGCGTTGTTCTTCGCCGGCTGTGCCACGATCCTGGGCAGCAGACACTACGTGCGCAATCTCGTCATCGGCGCCGTGTTGGCCGTCGGGTCGTTCTACGCGTTCTACTCCGGGCTCGGAATCCCGTTGCCCGCAGGCATTCTGGATGGGATTCTGTAGATGGAGAACTTCGACTGGCTGCTTCAGGGCTTCGCCGAGGCCGCCACCCCGATGAACCTGCTGTACGCGGCGATCGGCGTGCTGCTGGGCACCGCGGTCGGCGTGCTGCCCGGTATCGGTCCCGCGATGACCGTCGCGCTGCTGCTCCCGATCACGTACAACGTCAGCCCCAGCGCGGCGTTCATCATGTTCGCCGGCATCTTCTACGGCGGCATGTACGGCGGGTCCACCACCTCGATCCTGCTCAACACCCCCGGCGAATCTTCCTCGGTGATCACCGCGATCGAAGGCAACAAGATGGCCAAGGCGGGCCGCGCCGCGCAGGCGCTGGCCACCGCGGCAATCGGCTCGTTCGTCGCCGGCTCGATCGGCACCGCCTTGCTGGCGGCTTTCGCGCCCGCCATCTCCCGCTTCGCCGTCACCCTCGGCGCCCCGTCCTACCTGGCGATCATGCTGTTCGCACTCGTCGCTGTCACCGCCGTGCTGGGGTCGTCGAAGATGCGCGGGCTGATCTCGCTGTTGCTCGGCCTGGGTATCGGTGTCGTCGGCATCGATTCGCTGACCGGCCAGCCCCGCGCGACGTTCGGCATCCCGCTGCTCAGTGACGGCATCGACATCGTCGTGATCGCGGTCGCGGTGTTCGCGGTCGGGGAGGCACTCTGGGTGGCCGCGCATCTGCGCCGCCGCCCCGCCGACGTGATCCCGGTCGGGCGGCCGTGGATGAACAAGCAGGACTGGGGCCGGTCGTGGAAGCCGTGGCTGCGCGGCACCGCGTACGGATTCCCGTTCGGCGCGTTGCCGGCCGGCGGGGCCGAGCTGCCGACCTTCCTGAGTTACATCACCGAGAAGAAGTTGTCCAAGCATCCCGAGGAGTTCGGTAAGGGCGCCATCGAAGGCGTCGCCGGGCCCGAGGCCGCCAATAACGCCTCCGCCGCAGGAACTCTGGTGCCGATGCTGTCGCTGGGTCTGCCCACCAACGCGACCGCGGCGGTGATGCTGACCGCGTTCGTGTCCTACGGCATCCAGCCTGGGCCCACGCTGTTCGACAAGGAACCGCTGCTGATCTGGACGCTGATCGCGAGCCTTTTCATCGGCAACTTCCTGCTGCTGGTGCTGAACCTTCCGCTCGCGCCGCTGTGGGCCAAACTGCTGCGCACCCCGCGGCCGTACCTGTACGCGGGCATCCTGTTCTTCGCCACGCTAGGGGCGTTCGCGGTCAACCTGCAGCCGCTGGATCTGGTGCTGCTGCTGGTGTTCGGGCTGATGGGGTTGATGATGCGCCGCTTCGGACTTCCGGTGCTGCCGTTGATCATCGGGGTGATTCTGGGTCCACGCATCGAGCGGCAGCTACGGCAGAGCCTGCAGCTCGGCGGCGGCGAGTGGGGGGGCCTGTTCACCGAGCCGGTCGCGATCGTCACCTATGTGCTGATGGCGCTGCTGTTGCTCGCCCCGCTGGTGCTGCGGTTGATGCACCGCAGCGAGGAGACGCTGCTGGTGGTCGAGGACGACCGGGATCAACGAGAGAAGGCCTCGCACTCATGAGCGGTACCACAATCGTCGTCGGATACACCGCGGACCCGTTCGGGCACGCCGCGCTCGAGCACGCCATCTCGGAGGCCCGGTTGCGCGGCGCCCGCCTGTTGGTCGTCAACGCGACATCGGGGGAGTCCTACGTCGACGCGCGGTTCGCCGGTGCGACCGAGGTGCGCGACGTCGAATCCCGCCTGGCCGAGTGCGGTGTCGCCTACGAGTTGCGCCAGCCGGTCGGGGTGGACCCGGCCGACGAACTGCTCGCCGCGGTGGACAGCTCCGGTGCGGAACTGCTCGTGGTCGGCATCCGGCACCGCAATCCGGTCGGCAAGCTGCTGCTGGGCAGCGTCGCGCAGAAGGTCATCCTCGAATGCCCGAAACCGGTGCTCGCGGTCAAGCCCGACGATACATAGCGCGCCTGTCACATCCCGAGTTTGAGGCCGGCGCCGGCGTCGACGAAGAGCTGTTGCCCGGTGACGAATCGGGATTCGTCGGACGCCAGATACACCACTGCGTGAGAAACGTCCTCGGGCTCGATCCACGGTGTCGGCATGGCCTGCAGCAGCGGGAACACCGGTTCGGCGTCCTCGCGAGTCGGCTCGTCGAGGTCGGGGCGGAACACCTTGTACATGGGCTCGTTGTGCAGCATGTCGGTGTTGACATTGGTGGGGTGCACAGCGTTGATCCGAATGCTGTGCGGTGCCATCGTGAGTGCGAGGGCTTTGGTGTAGTCGCGGATCATCTTCTTGGCCATGCCGTAGCCCGCCCCTCCCGGCCCCTGTGGCCCACCGCCGTTGACGAAGTCTTTCTGGTCGATGAGCCCGGCGATGGATCCCGTGGCGATCACCGACGCGCCAGCGGTGAGATGGTCGAGGCTGACGTGGATGGTGTTGACCACGCCGACGAAGTCGACATCGAAGGCATCGACGAAGCCGCGGAATGGAATGTGGTTTCCCTGTGGGCAGATTCCGGCATTGGCGACCACGACGTGCAGACCGCCGAGCTGCCCGACGGCTTCGTCCAGCGCGACTTTGAGTGCGCTCCGATCGCGGACATCGACCGTGGCGGCCACCGCACGCCGCCCTGTCTTCTCGATGAGATTGACAGTCTCATCAAGGTCTTCCCGCGTGGCCAAGGGGTATTCGTTGGACTCGATGTCCGCACAGATGTCGACAGCGATGATGTCAGCGCCCTCGTCGGCGAGGTGCACCGCGTGGCTTCGCCCCTGGCCGCGGGCCGCGCCGGTGACGAGGGCAACCTTGCCCTTGAGACGATTCATCGGAACTCTCCATTCGGTCGCTCAGGGCTAACGCAACGCATTGGATAATAGAACATCTACTGTTAATGTGTCACACATGCTGACGAGGCGGGTACGCCGGGCACGATGACCATCCTGCATGCGCGGCCGGCAGCTGAATTCTTCAGCGACGCCTGCATTCAAGACCCGTATCCGCTCTACGACCGGTGCCGACGTGGTCTGTGGATGGGACGACGTGAACGACGTCGTCGCCCGACCGGAAGTGTTCTACGAACGAGTTCCGTCTCGACCGACCGAAAGGCAGGGGACACATGTGGTTCGGCAAGGGCGCGCACTTCTGCGTCGGCGCGTCGCTAGCCCGGCTGGAAGCGATGACGGTGCTCCGTACGGTCCTGGCTCGCACCCGGTGGGTCGAGCCCGCCGCAGTGGGGCGCTGGTTGCCCAGCATCCTGGTCCGGCGCCTGGACCGCCTGGAACTCACGTTCGCATGACAATCGCAGACGAGCTGGCAGATTTGGCGGCGCAGGCAGAACTCGCACAAGCCAAGGCGCGCTACTGCCGTCTGCTGGACACCAAAGACTGGTCCGCGCTCGCCGGGTTGATGACCGCAGAGATTCTCTTCGACCTGGACGCCGGAAATCCCTCGTCGGTGCCGATCATGGGACGAGAGAACGTTCTGGCAGCGGTCCGCGCTTCAGTTGCCGATGCGCTCACCGTGCATCAGGTGCACGCCCCCGAGTTCGAGATCGCCGGCGATGAGGCGCAGGTGATATGGGCGGTCCAGGAAAGGGTCGTGTGGGAGAACGGAACCTCGCTGACGGCCTTCGGTCACTACCATGACCGGTGGGTCCGGCTCGACGGCCGTTGGCGCATCGCCGAACTGCGGTTGACGCATCTGATCATGGAGTTCGGCTGACCGTATCGCTCACATCGCCGTGCGGCTGTCCTGACCCATCTCGTGCGGCGCGCGCGTGAAATTGCGCACCATCGCCTGAACTGTGTAGGACGCCGCCAGCGTGCCGTCGCGCGTGTAGACACGCCCGTCGCCCTGGACCAGTCCTCGGCCCGACCAGAAGGCATGGTTGGTGTAGAGCAACCAGTCCTCTATATCGACCTCGTCGTGAAAGGCGATGTCGGCCTTCATGATTCCGGTGGAAAGGGTACGGTGTGCCTGCGCTTCACCGAAGCCCTTGTGCGGCAGCATTCCCGCCGCGATGATCCAGTGTGTCGTGGACTGAGCGAGAAGTGCCTGCCGCAGATACCCCTCATCCGCGCTGTCGCGGAAACGGACCCACGCGTCGATGCGGGGCGGGGCCACGCGGTCGGGATCAGGATCGTAGGCGCCGTCGACCACGCGAATCTCGCGTCCGGTCATGCCGAATCCGGTGAACGGAACGCATTCGTGGGGTGGGGGGACGGACGGCATCGGATCGACGTCGCGCATCACATCGGGTGCGCCGGCATCGGCGAGTACCAGCCCTGCACTGCGGAGAACGCCGTGCTGGCTGATGCGAACCTCGGCAGTGGAAAACGTCCGCCCGTGCCTGAGAAGCTCCACGTCGACATCCAGTGGTGCGGTGAAGGAGGCCGCTTTCAGGAAGGTCATGGACACCGCGGTCACCCGCTGAGATGGGAGAGCCTTGGAGGTGGCGACGATCGCTTGAGCCGCGAGTTGTCCGCCTTCGACGACGTCTCGCTGAGTTGGACCGAGCGCCGGTCCCCTGAACGTCAACGCTTCTGCGGGTACCACATCGATAAGTCGCGCGAGGTCGACGGCATCGCCCCAGAGCGGGAATCGAGCCGGCACCGTCGTTCCGTCCGGCCACCGCTCGAGCACCACGACGGTCAGCGCCGGACTGTGGAATGACACATGCCCGGCGATCGCAGCGACGTCGGGAAGCGGTGTCGGGTAGGACCACGCGACATCGGCCGTGCGTGCTTCGGCGTCGGTCAGGCTCCAGTAGACGGCTTCGCCTTCGACCGGGCAGACGGTCTTCGTCGGCGAGGGGGTCAGGTATTCCCAACGGACGGCATCTTCGGGGAAGTACAGCCGGTCCACGTGATCGGTCTCCGTGAGGAGCAGACAGGCGTCGCTCTCGGCGACCATGCGCTCACCTGCCCACACCTGTGCTGTGTACGGGGCAGGCGAGATGTGCGTCGTCACCGGGAGTTCAGTTCGCTGATGAGTTCGCGGCGTAGTACTTTGCCGGTCGCGTTGGTGGGTAGTTGGTCCCGGAAGATCACCCGGTCGGGGGTGCGGGACCCTCGTAGCTGGGATCGTACGTGGGCGCGTAGCTCTTCGGGGTCGGGCTGGGCGCCGTGGTGGGCGACTACGACGGCGACGATGATCTGGCCCCATTGCGGGTCGTCGGCGCCGACGACGGCACAGTCGCGCACGTGGGGGTGTTCGACGAGGACGTCCTCGATTTCGGCGGGGGCGATGTTCTCTCCGCCGCGGATGATGGTGTCGTCGGAGCGGCCGCCGATGAACAGGTAGCCCTGCTCGTCGAGGTAGGCGACGTCTTTGGTGGGGAACCAGCCGTTTGCGTCGAGCACGGAGCCGATGCCGGTGTATTTGCCCGATACCTGCTCGCCGCGCACGTACAGCTCGCCGGGTTCGTTGGGGCCGAGTACGGTGCCGTCGTCGGCGCGGATCTGGAC carries:
- a CDS encoding NADPH-dependent FMN reductase is translated as MPVVVVGNPKPKSRTRAAAELIAEKLGGRPPEAVIDVIDLGAGLLGWGDPEVARAKATVLAADFLVVASPTFKGTYTGLLKLFLDQFGAGELGQKTTFAVMLGGAPTHALAPELTLRPVLVEIGASCPAPSLYLLDSEYETSPDLERWLELARPYAPQVSPESR
- a CDS encoding glutaminase codes for the protein MRSPIPDYLTEALGDVASDSSGALADYIPELAAANPERLGAAFAMVDGAVYGVGDVDTEFTIQSISKPFAYALALADRGFDAVLAKVGVEPSGEAFNELSLEGGTGRPLNPMINAGAITAHSLVGPEGIDATARLERVVDGLSAFAGRRLMFDDAVCASELEHAHRNLAIAHMLRSYNVITEDPAAVVEGYTRQCSLLVTTLDLAVMAATLANHGVNPVSGERVVPEPVVRQVLSVMFSCGMYDAAGDWATQVGIPAKSGVAGGLIGALPGQIGIATFSPRLDVHGNSVRGVGLFGRFSSDMGLHVMEIPAASRAVVRSNHAVGEGPDAVRVIQLQGGIRFAGAERVIREVTDTAPAEHHVKLDLTMAYSIDDVARRMLLEIVRRLTLDGHEVSLIDPEGLLDVPISSA
- a CDS encoding SGNH/GDSL hydrolase family protein; the protein is MISHPITIDLFHGLAELEDTGRGWLAHRLPRAARARCDDPQLLSAEAQPSGVRLAVRSAATVIELDLLRTRVVLTGVPPRADGVVDLLIDGRRVGHAEVYGGDLVRVDPRTGASETDSGDVATLRFAGLPPRDKTVELWLPHYERTELVGVRTDAPIAPVPTGRPTWVHHGSSISQGSNADSPSTTWPALVAAARNLDLVNLGFSGSAMLDPFVARVIRDRPADLISVKIGINLVNADLMRRRAFGPAVHGFLDTIRDGHPTTPLIVIGPLHCPIHEFTPGPGSFDVEALAAGAVRFVALGDPDDAVVPNAGLRRLTLRGIREQLAEIVQGRQVEDPHLSYVDGLDLYGPGDEASHPLPDNLHPDATTHRLIAERFGAVLGALSRRR
- a CDS encoding IS630 family transposase; protein product: MPTPHAAEIVLTAEERAELEGWARRRTGAAGLAMRSRIVLAAADGGSNTEIAERLELSITTVRRWRNRFVVDRCDGLLDEPRPGRPRVVGDEKIKDLITATLESTPPDATHWSTRSMADHLGLSQSMVSRVWRAFGLAPHKQDSWKLSKDPLFAEKVRDVVGLYLDPPERAVVLCVDEKTQIQALNRTQPVFPMLPGTPARASHDYVRHGTSSLYAALDLATGQVIGSLHARHRSQEFLAFLKKIDTVVPADLDCHVVLDNASTHKTPAVKRWLTNHPRFVLHFTPTSSSWLNLVERWFAELTTKKLRRGTHTSVRQLNADIRAWIATWNDNPRPYVWTKTADQILASIANYCTIINDSGH
- a CDS encoding response regulator, with protein sequence MRDVLVVDDDFMVAEIHRRFVDRVAGFRAVGVAHTGAAALTATRELRPQLLLLDVYLPDMTGLDVLQRLRAGGDRVDVIMITAARELDTVRGALDGGAADYLIKPFEFPQLESKLEAYASRADALQSAHGVDQHLVDTLFGGPSAAPAKVLPKGLGAETGELVLTAVRDAGEVSAAECADLVGISRVSARRYLEHYLSVGAVELRLQYGVGRPERRYRIAG